The nucleotide sequence CAGACAAGACCCGCTGGTGGAACCGGCTCGTGGAGCTGAACATCCAGAACCTCGCCGCGGTGCCCTCGATCGTCTACGGCATCCTCGGCCTGGCCTTCATCGTCCGCGGCCCGGCGGACCTCGGCTTCATCCTCGCGGCCGGCGCGATCACGCTCGCGCTGCTGGTGCTGCCCACGGTGATCCTCGCCTCGCGCGAGGCCATCCGGGCGGTGCCGGACTCGATCCGGCAGGGCTCGCTGGCGCTGGGCGCGACGCAGTGGCAGACGATCCGCCGCCAGATCCTGCCGGCCTCGATCCCCGGGATCGTGACCGGCGTGATCCTCGCCATCTCCCGCGCGATCGGCGAGACGGCGCCGCTGCTGCTGGTGGGCGCCACGGTGTTCGTGACCTTCAACCCCGACTTCTTCGGGGCAGACGGCTACACGGCGCTGCCGGTGCAGATCTTCCAGTGGGTAACGCGGCCCCAGGACGAGTTCCGGGTTCTCGCGGCGGCCGCGATCGTGGTGATGCTGATCCTCCTTCTCGCGATGAACTCCTTCGCGATCTGGCTGCGCAATCGATACGAGCAACGGTGGTAGGAGACGACATGACAGACGCCCTGGCCCACGCTCCCGCGCCCGCCGCGCAACGGCGTGCCCCGGCCCCGGAGGTCGAGCCGGACAAGGTCTTCGAACTCGACGGCGTCACGGTGAGCTACTCGGGCGTGCCCGCCGTGCGCGACGTGAGCTTTCCCATCCACGAGAACGAGATCACCGCGCTGATCGGCCCCTCGGGCTGTGGCAAGAGCACGCTCATCCGCTGCCTCAACCGCATGAACGACCTCATCCCCGGGGCCGAGGTGGAGGGCAGCGTGCTCTACCACGGCGAGGATCTCTACGGACCAAGGGTGGATCCGGTGCAGGTGCGCAAGCTGATCGGGATGGTGTTCCAGAAGCCCAACCCGTTCCCCAAGTCGATCTACGACAACATCGCCTTCGGCCCGCGCGTGCTCGGCATGAAGGGCGACATGGACGAGATCGTCGAGCGGGCGCTGGTGCGCGGCGCGCTCTGGGAAGAGGTGAAGGACCGCCTTGACCAGAACGCCTTCGGCATGTCGGGCGGCCAGCAGCAGCGGCTGTGCATCGCGCGCTGCCTGGCCATCGAGCCGGACGTGATCCTCATGGACGAGCCCTGCTCGGCGCTGGACCCGATCTCCACCGGCCGCATCGAGGACCTGATGCTGGAGCTGAAGGAGGGGTTCTCGATCGTCATCGTCACCCACAACATGCAGCAGGCCGCGAGGGTCTCGGACCGCACGGCGTTCTTCACCGTGGAGCTGGACGAGGGCGAGAGCCACCGCAGCGGGCGCGTGGCGGAGTACGACGTGACCGAGAAGATCTTCACCAACCCGGCCGACCACCGCACCGAGCTCTACGTGACGGGGAAGGTCGGATGACGCGCGAGGCCTTCCAGGAGGAGCTGACCAAGCTCGAGGCGCAGGCGCTCGGCGGGATCGACCTGGTGGTGGCCTCGCTGGACCGCACCATCGAGGCGGTGGAGCAGCGCGACGTCGAGCTGGCCGGCATGGTCATCGCCGACGACGACCGCATCGACGGGCGCTACATGGAGGTGCACCAGGGACTGCTGTCGGTGCTCGCCCTGCAGGCGCCCGTGGCCACCGACCTGCGCGTGGCCGCCGCTCTCCTGCACGTGGTGGGCTACATCGAGCGCATGGGCGACCAGTGCGTGAACGTGGCGAAGATGGTGCCGCTGGACGGTCAGGACGCCCCGGTGGACCCGGCGATGGTGGCCAACATCATCCTGATGGGCCGCCAGGCCCGCTCGCTGGTCGAGCAGGCAAAGCGGGCGTTCCAGCGCCGCGACGTGGCACTGGCCCAGGACCTCGTGCGCCAGGACGACGAGATCGACCGGCTCAACCGCGAGTGCTTCCGACTCGCGCTCGAGATCGGCGACGACGCCGACCGGCGCGAGTGGGCGATGCACATGATGCTCGCCGCACGGGCGATCGAGCGCATCGGCGACAACGCGGTGGACATCGGCGAGCAGACGGCCTTCGTGGTCACAGGGCTCTTCCGTGAGTTCGAGGACGCGTCCCACCCCGTGTGACAAGCTGCGCTGCCATCGCCGTCGCCTGCATCGACATCGGCAGCAACACCACCCGCCTGCTGGTGGCCGAGGCAGACGACGGGCGGCTGCGGGAGCTGATGGCCCAGCGCGCGTTCACCCGCATCGGCCGCAGCCTGTCGGGCTCCGGGCGGATCCCGCCCGAGAAGCTGGCCGAGACCGTCGAAGTGGTCTCGCAACAGGCGCGCCTGGCCCGCGAGCTGGGGGCCGAGCGCATCGAGGTGGTGGCCACCGCCGCCATCCGCGACGCCAAGAACGGCGCCGAGCTCGCCGCGGTGATCGAGGAGGGCACCGGACTGGCGGTGCGCGTGCTCACCGGGCCGGAGGAGGCGCGGCTGGCTTTCGCCGGCGCCACCAAGACGCTCGGCGCGCCCGTCGACGGCGTGGTGGCCGTGGTGGACGTGGGCGGCGGGTCAACCGAGATCGCCGTCGGCACCGTTCCGGAGGGAGTGTCGTGGTGCGAGTCGTTCCGGATCGGCTCGGGCTTCCTCGCCGACGCCTACCTGCGCTCGGACCCACCGGGAATCGCCGAGCTGCAGGCGCTCCGCAGCCACGCCCAGGGGGTGTTCGAGGGCCTCGAGGTCCCGCCGGCGGCCTCCGCGGTCGCGGTGGGCGGCAGCGCCACATCGCTGCGGCGGCTCGTCGGCGCCGCGCTCGAGCACGAGACGTTCGAGCGCGCCCTGCGTGTGCTGGCCTCGACGCCCGTCGACGAGGTCGCGCGCCGCTTCGCGCTCGACCCCGAGCGCGTGCGGCTGCTGCCGGCGGGCATCGCAGTGTTCGAGGAGGTCGCCGATCGCCTGGGCATGCCGCTTTCGATCGGCAAGGGCGGGCTGCGCGAGGGCATCGTGCTCGACCTGATCGCGGGCGATGGCGAAGCCGCGTGAGATCGAGGGCATCGAATGCGGGACGCCGTTCCGCGAGGCCGCCGTGCGCGCCGTGGAGGTGCGCGCGGACGAGCTGTTCTCGTTCGCGGGCGGGGTGCTCGACACCACCGACATCGAGCGCGTGCACGACATGCGCGTGGCCACGCGCAGGCTGCGCGCCGCAATGGAGGTCTTCGCGCCCTGCTTCCCGCGCAAGCGCCACCGCAAGGCGCTGCGAGACGTGAAGGCGCTGGCGGATGCCCTGGGGGCGCGCCGCGACCCCGACGTGCACCTGGAGGCGCTCGCGTCCTACGCGCGCGAGCTGCCGGGCACGGACCTCTCAGGCATCGAGGCGAAGCTGGCCGCCCGGCAGGCCGAGGGCAACGCCGAGCTCAAGGAAGCGCTGGCCGACGTCGACCGCCTGCGCAAGCGCCTGAAGCGGCTCACCGAGGCGGCACGGGCGTGAAGGCGAAGAAGGTGAAGGGGCTCGACCCGGACGCCGAGCTCGCCGACGCGATGTGCAGCATCGTGAAGGTGCGCGCCAGGGAGCTGCGCTCGTTCGCACCGCGCGCGCTCGATCCGGCGGAGGCCGAGGCCCTGCACGACATGCGCATCGCCGCCAAGCGGCTGCGTTACGTGTTCGAGCTGGCGCAGCCGTGCTTCGGGGACGCCGCGCGGGCCCGCGCCAAGCGCGCCCGCGCGCTCCAGGACGCGATCGGCGCGGTTCACGACTGCGACGTGCTGCTGCCGCTGGCCGAGCCGGAGCCCGCGCTGGCCGCGGCGGTGCGGGCCCGCCGGAAGCAGCTGTTCGGCGCCTTCCTGGACACGTGGGGGACCATGGAGGAGGAGGAATGGGAGATCGCCCGATGACCGTCACCCAGGGGCAGGACAGCCTGCCGCTCGACTCGCCCGAGCTGTACTTCAACCGCGAGCTCTCGTGGCTGGACTTCAACGAGCGTGTGCTGGAGCTGGCCGAGGACGGGCGGGGGCCGCTGCTCGAGCGGGTGAAGTTCCTCGCGATCTACGAGTCCAA is from Thermoleophilaceae bacterium and encodes:
- the pstA gene encoding phosphate ABC transporter permease PstA; protein product: MSLGTRRTQPAIAGATAATIASLERQPGADVWKGRAFKGVLLAGVGLALLGLVALIADSLVEGAPRLGLDLVFSKGSSDPTKAGLLPALLGSIYIMGGVVLLTVPLGLGAAIYLEEYADKTRWWNRLVELNIQNLAAVPSIVYGILGLAFIVRGPADLGFILAAGAITLALLVLPTVILASREAIRAVPDSIRQGSLALGATQWQTIRRQILPASIPGIVTGVILAISRAIGETAPLLLVGATVFVTFNPDFFGADGYTALPVQIFQWVTRPQDEFRVLAAAAIVVMLILLLAMNSFAIWLRNRYEQRW
- the pstB gene encoding phosphate ABC transporter ATP-binding protein PstB — translated: MTDALAHAPAPAAQRRAPAPEVEPDKVFELDGVTVSYSGVPAVRDVSFPIHENEITALIGPSGCGKSTLIRCLNRMNDLIPGAEVEGSVLYHGEDLYGPRVDPVQVRKLIGMVFQKPNPFPKSIYDNIAFGPRVLGMKGDMDEIVERALVRGALWEEVKDRLDQNAFGMSGGQQQRLCIARCLAIEPDVILMDEPCSALDPISTGRIEDLMLELKEGFSIVIVTHNMQQAARVSDRTAFFTVELDEGESHRSGRVAEYDVTEKIFTNPADHRTELYVTGKVG
- the phoU gene encoding phosphate signaling complex protein PhoU, yielding MTREAFQEELTKLEAQALGGIDLVVASLDRTIEAVEQRDVELAGMVIADDDRIDGRYMEVHQGLLSVLALQAPVATDLRVAAALLHVVGYIERMGDQCVNVAKMVPLDGQDAPVDPAMVANIILMGRQARSLVEQAKRAFQRRDVALAQDLVRQDDEIDRLNRECFRLALEIGDDADRREWAMHMMLAARAIERIGDNAVDIGEQTAFVVTGLFREFEDASHPV
- a CDS encoding CHAD domain-containing protein, whose product is MAKPREIEGIECGTPFREAAVRAVEVRADELFSFAGGVLDTTDIERVHDMRVATRRLRAAMEVFAPCFPRKRHRKALRDVKALADALGARRDPDVHLEALASYARELPGTDLSGIEAKLAARQAEGNAELKEALADVDRLRKRLKRLTEAARA
- a CDS encoding CHAD domain-containing protein, which encodes MKAKKVKGLDPDAELADAMCSIVKVRARELRSFAPRALDPAEAEALHDMRIAAKRLRYVFELAQPCFGDAARARAKRARALQDAIGAVHDCDVLLPLAEPEPALAAAVRARRKQLFGAFLDTWGTMEEEEWEIAR